Below is a window of Dermochelys coriacea isolate rDerCor1 chromosome 25, rDerCor1.pri.v4, whole genome shotgun sequence DNA.
AAGGGAACCCCGCTCCTTACCCTCCCTAATACCCTGAGCCCGATCCTCAATCACTCTGTGCCATCCCTTACACCCGTACAAACTGTGACCCCATCAAGGGCAATTGTTTACACCTACTTTGCCCTGACGCCAGTGACCCAGGAATCAAGGGATCAAAAACACTTGGCCCCAGAACTTCCCTCTGTGGCCAGCTCACGACAAGTCTGCCAAGGGAAGCCCCAAGCACTTAAAGTTACCCTggactaggatgaccagatgccccagttttatagggacagtcctgatatttggggctttgtctttatATAgagtcctattccccccccccgccctgatttttcacacttgctggtcaccctaccctggaCGGAGCAGCCTAAAGCACTGGTCAGGGCCCTGCTCCGTGCTGTTCCTGCAGGCCCTGGGCACCAGAGGCCAGGATGACCCAGGTCAGCACAGGATGCCCAGCCTGGCTCAATGCCACTCCCCCATGGGCCCAGCCAGCGGCCTGCTAGCCCACACCCGGAGAGCAGGGCTTGCTCCCCActggtgctgctgcagtgccCACCCCCCAGACAAAGCCTCGGTCTCACAGCCCCcgtgatgaggaaactgaggcacagtgaggggtTAAAAATCCAGTGGTGCTGcaaatttttatagtggaggtgctaaaggtggaaaccatgtatttgggttgttgctactacttcaagccaggggggtgaggcagcctccccagccccctgagttTCAGCACCTAGAGACCCTGTCTGTCTTATTCCCCATCTCTGTTCATAGCCATAACACCCAGTGCTGACCTCACTGTTCTACCAGACAGGGGTGAGACAGGAATGGGTTATGTAGCAGAGCCCGGTGGCAAATGGAGAGAAACTGCTGCTCTCTcctttgggaaactgaggcacagaggcaaaGCAACTAGCccatcagctgctgctgcacctgcaGGAGGGTGACTTTATCTCTTTCAAGACAGCTGCGTTGGCAGGCAGGAGCGGCCACGTCAAGCAGCAGGATAGCCCCAACTGCCATGCAAAGCTGCCCAAAACACGTACTATCCCTGCTGGAAAGGCTGGTGCCTTGTGCAGCATGTGAGGCTCAGCATGGGCACTTCttgctagtggttagagccagcaATGACGACTCAGGGCCCTGGCCCTGAGGGGAGAAGGACTGAGGAGGTAAAGCAGCATTTGGGGCACCAGGATTGGTTGATTCATCTCATCTCTGGGAGGCGAGCCCGACCTAGGagttctgggttctagtcctgcttCTTACACTAACCTGCCATGGGACTTTGGAGCAGGCACAGCTATTGTCTCTCTCTGCAAAACAAGGATCAGCCCCTCTGGGGTAAGCCTGAGCCCCTCAGATGGAAGGGCCAAGGGTCATCATTGGAAGCACTGTCAGGGTGGGAATGACCCTCCCTGGTTGCCCAACCCCATTGCTTTGTCCCAGGGAAGCTccccctggttcaagtccccacagggccaggggagcaaggGGCACCCCCAGGTTACCAGCATCCTCACGACTCCTCCTTGCACGCAGGGAGCTTTCGGCCGATGCTACAAGTTCATGGACATGTCCACCGGCAAGGTCTACGCTGTCAAGATCGTCCCCCACTCCCGCATCTCCCGGctggagagcagggggaaggtgAGCCAGGGGCTACTCCCGAGGGGAGGGGGCATCTAGCACtggccagagagaggaggggtctGGCCAGGTGAGCCTAGAGGTcatgccccttcctccccacacccttcTTATCATCCTCCCAGAGGAGCAATTGGCTGCAGCTGGGCCCTATTCTGCcttctcccagctgggctgcctATGCTGGGCAGACACTCATGAACTACGGGGAAGGTTAATTAACCCTTTCCTTGCCAGCACCCGGGGCTCAACTatacccctccccctgccaagcCCCATTCCCATGCCCCCTCACCCCATACCTCAATCTTGGGGGTGATGGGGGATAAACCCCAGAGCAAACAAAAAAGCCCCCCTCCCGCCGCAGACTCTCCACATTCCTCTTCTCACCATCCCCAAGCTCCGGGGTGTCGCCCAGCCCCACGCTGAGACCCGGTCTCTGAGTATTACAGAGCAAACCATGGGCCATGCAGAGATGAGCAGCAGCCTCAAGCGTTAGTGCAGGGTGGGACCACTTCTCATTCCTACATGTAGGGAGGCCATTGCACCTAAGCATCAAAGACTGACAGTGTTAAATCTGTGGCCCAGCCAATTCCCACCCTGCGGGTAACCACAGCCTGATCATCTCCATTCCCCCTGCAGCTTCGTTCAGGATCCAGAAATTCCCCGTCTGCCTCTATCGTGTGACTCAGCTGTTGCGGGACGCTGGTCACATTCCACCGCAGAGCCAGCTGCATTTCGGTGGCAGAGGCGTGATTTCCCTTGTGCACACTGTCTGCCAACTGCTTGGCATCCCTTAGGACCCTTGCCCAAGAGACATGTCAGATCTCGTTAAAGCCTCAGTCTTGCTGTCATTTTACCAGCTCATGTTGGCATCAACCAAAAAGCATGAATGCTCTGAGCTAGCTGGGTTCTGACTCTAATGAAATGGTCAGTGGTGGGTGGATATGCACAGCTGCCACCTATGGGCTGGGATCTGAACTGCATAGCTGAGTATCATAGGCCCTATACTGCTAGCAGCTAATGGGGTTTCTCCTATCACTCCAGTAGCTTTGGGAGGAGCAGAATGATCCCTACTGCTGTCGTAAAGTTCCCAGAGGCTGTGAGTGCAACGCTGAGAGCTGTGAAACTCCGAGCTGGGCGCGAGGACCCAGGATCCACAGGCCCAGCcggggagcagtgtgtgtgtgtgtgggtgtgtgttttcCACAGTGCTGTATGATTCTAGCTGACTCCAGCACTCCGGGCTCGTGACTCGTTTCTCTTGCTCTTTGTGCACGTCTGCAATTCTCTTCCCACAGGTCGAGAGGGAAATCGAGCTGCACAGCCACCTGAACCATCGGCACATCGTGGGCTTCCACCGGCACTTTGCTGACCGGGACAACATCTACATGATCCTGGAGTACTGCAGCCGCAAGGTGAGCCAAGCCGAGCCAAGGTGCTGGGCCCCGGATTTCATCAGGGAAGGTAGCAAAGAAATACCTAGACTCAGAACCTCCAAGGTGTTTGCACTCTTAACTTCCGTTGAAATCCAgggaagttaggagcctacatACATTTGGGGCCAGAATAACTTGGGCATCTCTCCTGATTCTTTTCCAATCCTCTGGTGTCTGCAAATCTGGCTTGAAAATATGAAACCAGCCTTTATCTGGCTTGCAGCACATTGAGAGGTGCTTGTTTGACTAGTGTTGCGGGAGGCAGCCTGGTCTAGAGCAGAGAAAGTGCTGGGATTCTGGAGATCTGGGGTCTGTTCCCTCTCTGCCTGTGATCTACTCTGTGTGACCTCGAGTGAGtcactctcctctcccttccactcTTTGGGCTTAGTGGGCCACCCATGCTGGTGTCACTTAGAGCAGTCCTTAGACTGCTCTAAATTACCCTGGGGCAGTGGAAGATTTCCTGGGAGCAGCCGAGGAATCAGTCCAAACACAGCTATATATATGGCTGCTCCCTTCGGATTGAAAGGGACAGACGTGTTTATTCTTCAGGGCTGACTTTTTAGTCAACTAAGTGAAGGGTGGGGCAGCTTCAGAGGCAATACGAGAGTAACTAACCTGCCTCTAGCAGCTCCACTGACCCTCCGACAAGCAGAGATGGGCTGGAGCCATGAAAGTCAGGCCCAGATGTCGAGCGTTCAAGggtcagagggaggggggatgggttTGACTCAAGCCCCTCCGCCCCGCCCGATCCAATCTGTCCCCAAAAGGCTGGGCGGGGGGTTACCAGCACCTTGGACCATGCTGCCAGTCGGAGGCTTGTGTACTGTGCGGGACACAAACTGTCACTGAGCtgtttcctctccccatccccagtccCTTGCCCACATCCTGAAGGCCAGGAAAACTCTGACAGAACCAGAGGTCCGATATTACCTGAGGCAGATCATTGCGGGGCTGTGCTACCTCCACCAGCAGGGCATCATCCACCGCGACCTTAAGCTGAGTATGTGGCTCGGGCTGGCGGCAAcaagctggggctggctggagcacAGGGTGATGCCGGGGTGGAAGGGGGGATCCCCaaagggtgcaggaggagagacCTCGCCAGTGATGCTTACACATTGCCCTCTGATGCTGAGCAGGTGCCCGTGGGAAAGCGACTGGCAGAGGGAACTGGATTCCGCCCCACCCCTCCAGAGTCCTCGCCTAGACATGCTATGGGACTTGGCTGCCGTGGGGAAGGCACCCTATGGGGACAGGAGGGCAGTATTGCCTAGCAGTCATAGCCAGGActtgggaatcaggactcctgggctctatgcCGCGCTTGGGTGGTGCAGTGGGTCGAAGTgtggggaggccgggggggggttggaacTCCTGGGTCTTCTTTCCAACTCTGAGGCATGTGGAGCAGGTTgctgggtgccaggactctggggttctggtgtcagctctgggagggggccctATAggttgggggaaaggagggaaggggctgggagttggggctcCTGGGTCCTCTCTCCAGCCATGAGAAGCATTGAGCTGGTTTTGgggtgccaggactcctaggttctcaTCCTGGTTCTGGGAATCTGGTCCAGTCGGTGTGGGGaacagaggaacagtggtggCTGGGAGTCACCTGGGTTCTTTTTCCAGCTGTACTTGAGGCAGGTCAcgtccttccccttcctctcagCTCCCGCACAGGGCAATGAGGAGATGGGACTGAGCTCCTAGAGGCTCAGACCCTTGGATTGATTGGTCTCTGCCTTACAGCAATGCAGCACCAGGGGTCCCCAAATCCATCTTCCTGGGGACCCCTTCAATCCTTTAAGCCCTGAGCAGCAGTGAAGGAGTTAATCGCCCCCGTGCCTTTCACCTTGGCCACTGAGACCCCACCCAAAggaggctgggggctggagaggggttATAAATACACCAGCAGCGCGTCTGGCCGTCTGGCTTGTTGGGAGTAAATGCCACCAGCGTGACTTCATGCTTCTGAATGGGAGCCCGGGAGCCAGCTCTCCATGTAGGGGCTGCCCCGTGGAGGGGGAGATACATGGGGACCCCCAGATGTGGCCTCTCTCCCTGACACGCACACAGCTGCCCCCTGCCAAGCAGCCTCTgtctgctgggctggggagggcctCCTGCCTCTGATTTATTGCTCCCATGGGGCACATTCAAACCGCCAGGGCTACTGAGGAGACCCTGCCCAGACCCTTCCCCGGAACAATGGGCTACTCCTGTCTCCACAGCTGCTTGAGCTGCTGTACAGAAAAATATCGGCACAGACGGCCCCGCATAAGCGCCCCTCCATGctcccttctcctctgcagcatggtctagtggctagagcctGGGAGCCAGTACACCATTCCCAGCCCTGCTACTGATTCCTTGTGTGATCTGGAGCCAGTTCTttcctgctccgtgcctcagtttccccacctataaaggGGGGTGACTCTGGCCCTGTGACTGGAAAGCTGCCCGGAGTGCGCTCAGCGGCTGACCTCTCTTCACCCCACAGGTAACTTCTTCCTCACAAAGAATATGCAGGTGAAGATCGGGGACCTGGGGCTGGCAACGAGAGACGAGCAGGCCAGTCAGAGACGGGGGTAAGTGCTGGCCCAGCACAGCCTGCAGCCCTCGCCGGGGGGCTCTGCATAATCACCTCCTGTTCCTTTTCCCCTACAGCGTGGTATGTGGGACCCCCAACTACCTGGCCCCTGAGGTGATCGCCAAGAAGGGGCACTCCTTCCAGTCCGACATCTGGGCCCTGGGCTGCATCATGTGAGTGAGGCGCCAGGCTGCAACTGGGCAAATGCCTCCGAGAGGGATGGGTGGGGCCGGGTCagtggggagggaatgggataTGGGGCACCAGCTCCAACCCAGCCCCCGGGTGGGGAACAGGCTGGTTCAGTGGAGTGGGGAAATGGGATACGGGGCATTCTGACTCTGTGGGGCACCggctccaatccagccccagggggaatggctggttcagtggggtggggaatgggacactgggcctttcccctctagggaatgctctgattggctgcttgtgCCCACCTTGGTGTACTGGGaaggctctgattggctgctgtcCCTCGCCCCAGGTACACAGCTCTGACAGGCTGCTCCCCCTTTGAGATCACCCACAAGCAGGAGATGTACCAGTGCATCCGGGAGGGCCAGTACCCCGCCCCCAACCACCTCTCGCCCGGCGCCAGGAAGCTGATCGGCCGCCTGCTGGCACCCCGCCCCTTGGAGCGGCCCAGCCTGGAGGAGGTGCTGGAGCATGAATTCTTCACCCAGGTGTGGGCAATGCAGGGGTGGGCGAGTCTCCCCAGGCACTATAGATGGCAGGCACCCATCCTGAGTGGCGCTGCAACCCCTGCTGTGTACCAGGATTTAAGATGGGTGCTGAGCGTACTGTGGAGGAACCGGGCCCCATTGCTGGGCATGCCCAGGGTGGGTGTGCACCTGTGCTTCCCTGTCTTAGGATGAATGCCACCTCCCCTGGCCCACAGCCCCCAGAAGGGTCCCGTGCCCTTAGCTCAGCTGCAAAGAGCTGTGACCGGGCCTGGTGCAAACCAAAGCCAATAGGATCCAGGTGCGGGCACTGGCAGGTTCTTGCACCCAGCCCCCGACACAGTGTCCCAAGTCCCTGGGCTGTGCTCCAACCTCTCCAGCCCCTCTGAGTTACTTCCACCATCCCTGGCCTCTATGGCCCCTTTTAGCCCTGGTGCCCATATGGACTGTGGggtccttgccctgccccctctgtggCACCAGCTCGCGATACGGCCGGGAATGGAGTGACGTGGCTGTCGTCTCCCAGGGTTTCACTCCGGACAAGCTGCCGTCCCGCGCCTGCCACTCGGTGCCCATCTTCACACTGCCCAATCCGATCGGCAAGCTCCTGCAGAAGGCGGCCAAGGTGCTGTTCAGGGGGTTGCTGTGCCAGGAGCCCCGGGCAGGTGGGTCAAGCGACTGCGTTCCCCCGTGCTCTGGGCTGAGCTTGGCAGTGCCCGTGTGGCATCACGGCTCCGCTG
It encodes the following:
- the PLK5 gene encoding inactive serine/threonine-protein kinase PLK5 isoform X3, with translation MEPSASRRAQGDHLSYFIEDPGTGTLYRRGQLLGKGAFGRCYKFMDMSTGKVYAVKIVPHSRISRLESRGKVEREIELHSHLNHRHIVGFHRHFADRDNIYMILEYCSRKSLAHILKARKTLTEPEVRYYLRQIIAGLCYLHQQGIIHRDLKLSNFFLTKNMQVKIGDLGLATRDEQASQRRGVVCGTPNYLAPEVIAKKGHSFQSDIWALGCIMYTALTGCSPFEITHKQEMYQCIREGQYPAPNHLSPGARKLIGRLLAPRPLERPSLEEVLEHEFFTQGFTPDKLPSRACHSVPIFTLPNPIGKLLQKAAKVLFRGLLCQEPRAGSPLPGEEPEKLMSQSRPAQNLPSTEQHSEVERGSVQAAPLPEGPHMFSIHLLMTGALRPRSSSADSDAGWSVGSAVQSVTRVLSSCLANMPLAEHNPVQRLAPPILWVTRRVCYCPGHGEAMSFPQSDVPASLATKMGILHFFSQYMQQKLLEGGSEPAGPSSSTDAPCLLCCAKSDRALLMLFSNGTLQVNFYHDHTKLVLSCPGGGHLLTFIDQQRISATFPLGALATGGCTPALRERLQYALDMAHCL